A stretch of the Actinoalloteichus fjordicus genome encodes the following:
- a CDS encoding ABC transporter substrate-binding protein, with amino-acid sequence MRATRLAAVLTAVVSVCGLLTGCGQQADGRDTVTMWTYPVITDPAADREFWARTVAGFRERHPEIRVEVVSQPWSNRDATLTTALLAGKGPDVGYLIPDQVGRYHAQDVLAPISDFLPEDTMTDYRDNALAALSIDGTPYVAPILMSALVGSCDQRVLDATGVEPPRTWEELLEIAPVLREAGYYATHYQGDLQAALNMNFYQYLWQAGGTVFTEDGEHLALDGPEGVAALEFLKTLVDEEYVDRSALTQAYQPDQSPMARGRVACVYNMGPTEAAAAMGGSEHLHITPPLTGAVQTAYGTVGGYAVFHEARDPDAVRTWMAYLTSTEVMSDYNRAAGYFSPRESVTDLYPDDPVLAEAEQYLELTTPGEPNSRYREVLQIVAPLVQSALLGEQSPQEALAEAAQVAEPLLAG; translated from the coding sequence ATGCGAGCGACACGACTCGCGGCGGTGCTGACGGCGGTGGTCTCGGTGTGCGGTCTGCTCACCGGCTGCGGGCAGCAGGCAGACGGCCGAGACACCGTCACGATGTGGACGTACCCGGTCATCACCGACCCGGCGGCGGACCGGGAGTTCTGGGCTCGCACCGTGGCGGGCTTCCGCGAGCGGCATCCGGAGATCCGGGTGGAGGTCGTCTCGCAGCCGTGGTCCAACCGGGACGCCACCCTCACCACCGCCCTGCTGGCGGGCAAGGGGCCCGACGTCGGCTATCTCATCCCCGACCAGGTGGGCCGCTACCACGCCCAGGACGTCCTGGCCCCGATCTCGGACTTCCTGCCCGAGGACACCATGACGGACTATCGGGACAACGCGCTGGCGGCGTTGAGCATCGACGGAACCCCATATGTCGCCCCGATCCTGATGAGCGCCCTGGTCGGCTCCTGCGATCAGCGAGTGCTGGACGCGACCGGCGTCGAGCCGCCGCGCACCTGGGAGGAGCTGCTGGAGATCGCGCCCGTGCTACGGGAGGCGGGCTATTACGCCACCCATTACCAGGGCGATCTCCAGGCCGCGCTGAACATGAACTTCTACCAGTACCTGTGGCAGGCGGGCGGCACGGTCTTCACCGAGGACGGCGAGCATCTCGCCCTGGACGGCCCGGAAGGCGTGGCCGCGCTGGAGTTCCTCAAGACCCTGGTGGACGAGGAGTATGTCGACCGCTCCGCGCTGACCCAGGCCTACCAGCCCGACCAGTCGCCGATGGCGCGGGGGCGGGTCGCCTGTGTCTACAACATGGGCCCCACCGAGGCGGCCGCGGCGATGGGCGGCAGCGAGCACCTGCACATCACGCCGCCGCTGACCGGGGCCGTCCAGACCGCCTACGGGACGGTCGGCGGCTACGCCGTCTTCCACGAGGCGCGGGACCCCGACGCGGTCCGGACCTGGATGGCCTACCTCACCAGCACCGAGGTCATGTCCGACTACAACCGGGCCGCCGGGTACTTCTCCCCGCGAGAGTCGGTGACCGACCTCTACCCCGACGATCCGGTGCTCGCCGAGGCCGAGCAGTACCTGGAGCTGACCACGCCGGGGGAGCCCAACTCCCGCTACCGCGAGGTGCTCCAGATCGTGGCGCCGCTGGTGCAGTCCGCGCTGCTCGGCGAGCAGTCCCCGCAGGAGGCGCTCGCCGAGGCGGCGCAGGTCGCCGAGCCGCTGCTGGCCGGCTGA
- a CDS encoding carbohydrate ABC transporter permease codes for MTTIERRARRGRSLSPGWIGLGFVLPCFLLFLMFRFGPAIAGVLLSFANYTVGGNLEWKGLLNYQRLIADPGFLNALRVTLVYTLISVPLTIAAATGLALLTRRAFRGARLYRSIFFLPVVTSLILAGVVFTWIFSSGGPWSTVLSAFGFPVTDWLESGTFALPAVALVGVWTRFGYGVLIILARLQEVPRELEEAAVVDGAGPWRRFRHVVLPQLRPAVFFLVIIETTFSFQAFDTIYVMTSGGPVDATYSLVFDLYQESFVNFDFGYAGAIGVVLFVLTLVIALIQRATLGRES; via the coding sequence ATGACGACCATCGAGCGCCGCGCCCGACGCGGCAGATCGCTCTCCCCCGGCTGGATCGGGCTCGGCTTCGTCCTGCCCTGCTTCCTGCTGTTCCTGATGTTCCGCTTCGGGCCCGCCATCGCAGGCGTGCTGCTGAGCTTCGCCAACTACACCGTCGGCGGGAACCTGGAGTGGAAGGGCCTGCTCAACTACCAGCGGCTCATCGCCGATCCCGGCTTCCTCAACGCCTTACGGGTGACGCTGGTCTACACGCTGATCTCGGTGCCGCTGACCATCGCCGCCGCCACCGGCCTGGCGCTGCTGACCCGACGGGCCTTCCGGGGCGCGCGGCTGTACCGGTCGATCTTCTTCCTGCCGGTGGTCACGAGTCTCATCCTGGCCGGCGTCGTGTTCACCTGGATCTTCTCCAGCGGTGGCCCGTGGTCGACGGTGCTGAGCGCCTTCGGCTTCCCGGTCACAGACTGGCTGGAGAGCGGCACCTTCGCCCTACCCGCCGTGGCGCTGGTGGGGGTGTGGACGCGGTTCGGCTACGGCGTGCTGATCATCCTGGCCCGACTCCAGGAGGTGCCCCGCGAACTGGAGGAGGCCGCCGTCGTCGACGGCGCGGGGCCATGGCGTCGCTTCCGCCACGTGGTGCTCCCGCAGCTGCGGCCAGCGGTGTTCTTCCTGGTCATCATCGAGACGACGTTCTCCTTTCAGGCCTTCGACACCATCTACGTGATGACCTCGGGCGGGCCGGTGGACGCCACCTACTCACTGGTGTTCGACCTCTACCAGGAGAGCTTCGTCAACTTCGACTTCGGCTACGCCGGGGCGATCGGCGTGGTGCTGTTCGTGCTGACGCTCGTGATCGCCCTCATCCAGCGCGCCACTCTGGGCAGGGAGTCCTGA